The Pukyongia salina genome segment ATCTCCATGGTTGTGCCTTCTCCTAGCGAACTTTTTAAAACCCGGATCTTACCACGGTGATATTCTTCAATAATTCGTCTCACAAGGGAGAGTCCAAGGCCCCAGCCCCTGGTTTTAGTTGTATACCCGGGATTGAAAACCTTACGGAAGTTTCTTTTCTGAATTCCTTTGCCGGTATCCGATATCAACAGGCGAGCATACTTGGAGGTGGCTTCTATACTTATAGTCACTCTTCCTTTGCCCTTCATAGCGTCGATGGCATTTTTAACCATATTTTCGATGGTCCAGCCGTAGAGTTGTGAATTTAGTTGTACGTAAACAGGATTTACGGGTAAATGAAGTTCGAATTCGATGAGTTTGGAGGTTCTGCTCTTGAGATAGTCGAAGGATTGTCTCGTTTCGGAAACAATATCCATCTTAGTAAGCGTTGGAGTGGAACCAATTTTGGAGAATCGTTCGGTTATGGTTTTCAGCCTGTCTATATCCTTCTCCATTTCGGCAATATAACTGGCATTTACTTTTTCCTGTTTCAATATTTCTGTCCATCCTACCAGAGAGGAGAGCGGTGTCCCAATTTGGTGTGCGGTTTCCTTGGCCATACCAGCCCAGAGTTTATTTTGTTCAGACGATTTGGAGGTTTGAAAAAAGAAGTAAAGCGCCGTAAAGAAGAGTAGAATAATCAATATGAGGGCTATGGGGTAATACTTTAACTTATTGATTATAGGTGAATTACCGTAATAAATTGTTTGAAGTACTTCGTCTTTGAAGCGTATTTCGATGGGTTTGTATTCTGAAGTAAACTGCTCGGCCAGTTGTCTTCTACTGGCGCGCAACTTTTCGGGATCTGTCTCTTTCTCCACAATATTTCGAACGTCGTACGTATCTTCTTTATGACTGTACACCACCATAGGCGTGGTGCTGTTACTTTGTAATACCTGAAGCACAATATTACTTATGTCTTCGTCTTCATTGAGATCGGTTTGCTCAAATTCATTCTGGGCAGCTGCCCAGATATGCATTTTATTACGTTCATTATCCTTCAACTGGTTAAAGAACGCATAGGTATTCCAGAGGATCAATGAGATGATAAAAATGGATAGAAAAACGAAGAACCAACGAAGGAGCGCCTTTTTATTCTGCATATTTTTTTATTTCTTCTCCAGATACCCGGAAGTTCTGGCTGAAGTTCGATAAATATAAAGCAAATATGTTAATATTATTGTGTGCCCAAATTTTTAGAAGCATCGGGGTTTGGGTACATTTGTAGGCTATGATCACGATCGATCCCAGAGAAATACCTACGCCAAAGTTACACGGTTATTTGCTAGGAGCAGTTTCGCCCCGGCCCATTTGCTTTGCAAGCACTGTGGATAAGGAGGGATTGGTGAATTTATCACCCTATAGTTTCTTTAATGTTTTTAGTGCCAATCCTCCGGTGATGATCTTTTCTCCTGCGAGGAGGGTTCGGGATAATACAACCAAGCATACGCTTGAGAATGTTCATCAAACCCGGGAGGTGGTTATTAACATTGTGAGTTACGATATGGTGCAGCAGATGTCGCTTTCCTCTACCGAATATCCCAAGGAGGTGAACGAGTTTGTAAAGGCTGGTTTTACTCAAATTGCTTCGGAAGTGGTAAAGCCCCCAAGGGTGAAGGAAGCTCCCGTACAGTTTGAGTGTAAAGTTAATGAGATCGTAGCTCTGGGAAATGAAGGCGGAGCAGGCAACCTGGTGATCTGCGAGGTGGTAAAATTACACCTGAATGAAAATATACTGGACGAAAACGGGCGAATAGATCCCCTAAAGATCGATACCGTTGCCCGAATGGGAGGCAATTGGTACAGCAGGGCAAAATCGGGCCTGTTTGAAGTAGAGAAACCCTTAACAACCTTGGGAATTGGTGTGGACGCCTTACCCGAGGGAATTCGGTTCAGTAAAGTACTAAGTGGGAACGACCTGGGGATGCTGGCGAACGTAGAACAATTACCGGAAGGCGTGGATGCCACCTTGGCGCCTTCAGAAGAAATTCAGAAAAAAGCAAAAAAGAAACTCCTCAATGGTGATGTTAAAGCAGCCTGGAGTATATTAACAGAATAAGAATCACAATTAATAAAAACGATGGAAGTACAGGGAAAAATTAAAATGATAGATGAGACCAAGACCTATGGGAACAATGGTTTCAGGAAACGAGAACTGGTTGTTACTACCGAGGAGCAATACCCACAGCATATTATGATAGAGTTTGTTCAAGATAAGACAGATCTTCTCAATAACTTTAGAGTGGGACAGAATGTAAAAGTAAGTATCAACTTGCGTGGAAGAGAATGGGTGAACCCTCAGGGCGAGACCAAGTATTTTAATTCCATACAGGGATGGCGTATAGAGAATCTCGAGCAGGCCGTATCTGGAGATATGCCTCCTTTACCGCCGGAAGATGCCTTCGAACCCGCAACCGATTTTAACGAAGAGGATCACGATGATCTGCCGTTCTAATGATAGTTTTAAAATAAGTTAGGATCCCGCTATAGAATTGCAATGTGTATTCTGTAGCGGGATTCTTTTTAAATAAGGAAAATGAGTATTACCCGAGCTATAGAAACCATCTTCAAACGGTTTTTACCATCTCCCTTCGCTATTGCGATCATCCTATCGGTAGTAACCATGGTGCTGGCATTCTTCTTCACTGAAGCACCTAAAGACGAAAATCATTTTCTCGCTATTCTCTCCTGGTGGGAAAATGGAATATGGAACAACGACCTGCTAGTATTTGCCTATCAGATGATGCTTATCCTGGTCCTTGGCCACACGCTGGTGCTTAGCAAGCCTGTTAACGGCCTGATACGCAGGCTTACTAACCTGGTAAATTCCACCCAAAGCGCTGTACTACTTATTAGTTCTACCACCATGCTGGTTTCATTCTTTAACTGGGGCCTGGGGTTGATCTTTGGTGCGATCATGGCTCGCAAAGTAGCCGATGCAGCCCAGGAAAGAGGATTCCCTATAAATTATCCGCTTGTAGGCGCATCGGGTTATGTGGGGTTTATGATCTGGCATGGCGGAATGAGTGGATCTGCGCCTTTAAAAGTAGCAGAAAGCGGTCACCTGGCAAGTTTGATGTCTGGAGTGGGAGATTCTACCCTGGCTGCGCAACTTCCGGATGTGGTTTCCTTTAGTGAGACTATTTTCAGTGGTTTCAATCTTACCCTCTTTCTGGTTATTTTGGTAATAGTACCCCTTTTCCTGTATTTCCTGGGGAAGAAATCAACGGCCACAACAATCAACCTTCCTGTTTACAAAGGGCCCATTTATGAGAGTGCAGACGGGAAAGGAGCAGAACGTATCGATCGCTCCCCTGTTTTTGGTATTTCTTTTGGGATACTTGTTATGATCGCATTTATCTACCAGTATTTCGATGCCATCACACATAATATCATCACGCCCAATATGCTCAATTTTTTTATGTTCGGGCTGGCTTTGTTGCTTCATGGTAGTTTCAGAAGTTTTTTAAATGCGCTTGAAGAAGCTATAAAAGGGGTGGCAGGGATATTGATACAATTCCCTCTGTACTTCGGTATAATGGGTATCATGCGGGACAGCGGGATGATCGTACAAATTTCCGATTTCTTCGTGTCTATCGCCAATGAGACCACCCTTCCCTTATTCACTTTTTTCAGTGCAGGGTTGGTTAATATCTTCGTTCCCAGTGGCGGAGGACAATGGGCTGTACAGGGCCCGGTGGTGATAGAATCTGCTTTAAAACTGGGGGTGCCGTTACCTAAGGCAATTATGGCACTTGCCTATGGAGACCAGCTAACAAATATGATGCAACCTTTCTGGGCCTTACCACTACTGGGAATTACCAGGTTGAAGGCAAAGGAGATTTTACCTTACACTCTAATCGTTATGCTTCTTGGAGGCCTGGTATACCTTGCCGGACTATTAATCATCTAGACCTCGGAAAACTTATGTATTTTCTTACCGAAAAATTATGGTTTCCCGATGTTTCCGAAGCCGATAGTGACGGATTACTTGCTGTGGGCGGGGATCTTTCGGTGGAAAGGCTAAAACTCGCGTATCGCTCGGGGATCTTTCCCTGGTATGGTGATGCCCAACCCATAATGTGGTGGTCTCCCAATCCAAGGATGCTGTTGTTTCCCGATAAGTTACACGTCTCGAAGAATCTTCAGAAGAAAATAAATAAAGGCATCTTTACGGTAACTTATAATAAGAATTTTGCTGAAGTGATCCGCCAATGCGCAAACGTACCCAGGCCCGACCAGGGGGGAACCTGGATCACCGAAGACATGGAAGCCGCATATTTCAAGCTTCATCAAGAAGGTATTGCTACCTCTGTGGAGGTATGGTTGGATGGAAACCTGGTAGGTGGCCTCTACGGGGTTGATCTGTCGGAAAAAAAGATATTTTGCGGAGAAAGTATGTTTAGCGGCGTGAGTGATGCTTCTAAGATCGCTCTTTATCACCTGGTGGAAGAGCTAAAGAAGAAAGCATATAAATTCATTGATTGCCAGATGTATACCGATCATCTTGCAAGAATGGGGGCTGAAGAGGTTCCCAGAGAACAATTCGTAGGTTATTTATCCGAAAGATGACTTTTGTCAAATTAGGTGGAACGGAATTCACTACTTTAGCTTAGTATTCTAATTACTTGTTTTGGAATTTTTAGAAACTTTCAAACAGTGGATGGTAGATCATCCTACTTCGGCGGCCATAATAAAATACCTGCTATGGGTTTTATTTATTGTGGGGCTGTTGCAGTTCTTCAGACGAATACTTCGTCGAAATTTACCCGATTCCAACACTAGATATAAATCTCAGAAAGGGGTGGAAGTGATTGGGTATATAATACTCATTATTCTTAGCCTTTCCTACTTCACGGGAAATATTAAAGATTTCACACTCGCGATTGGATTGCTCACGGCCGGGATCACTATAACGCTACAGGAATTGATCCTGAGTATTGCGGGTTCTATGTATATATTTTTCGTGAAGGTGTACAAGCCTGGAGATCGAATCGAAATCAATGGCATCAAGGGAGATGTTATAGATATCGATAGTATTTACACCACCATGATGGAAATTGGGGAATGGGTTAGTAGTGATAATTACAGTGGCCGGATCGTGAAATTAAGTAATGCATTCGTGTTTCGTGGCCCTATTTATAATTATTCACGCGATTTTCCCTTTATCTGGGATGAATTCGATATCCCGGTGAGATATGGTTCAGATACTGAACTTGCAAAAGAGATCATCATGAAAATTGCCGCCGAGAACCTATCAGAATATGTAAATGCTTCGAAGAATGAGTGGAAGACAATTGTAGAGCGCTATTACATAGAGGATGCCAGGGTGGAACCTTCGCTAGCCATTACATTAACCGATAACTGGATCCAGTTCAATCTGCGGTATATAGTGGACTATAAAAGAAGAAGATTGACCAAGCATCTGTTAAATGAACTGATCATATCTGAAATTGAAAAGACAGGCGGTAAAGTACAGTTAGCTTCCGCTACAGTTGAGATTGTTCGAATCCCTACCATACAGGTTGATAAGGACCAATAACGTGTTACAAGTTAAATTTAAATCAAGTGGAAACCGCCTATCTTCGGTCGTTCGCCATTAATCTGTTCACATATTAATTCACTTCTTTTTTTTGTATCTTTCGCATGCCTATTTCAGGACTAATCTATTTAATATCACTCTAATGAAGCGTTTTTACCCCAATTTTATTCTCTCCATTCTTTTCGGTTTATTTTCAATAGTTGGACATTCTCAGCAAAATGAGGTGTTACCTGCAGGATTAACCGAAGGCGAAAGACAAATCATTGCCCAGTATTCCTTCAGCGGTAACAGGATGACTCCTCCACCCACAGGCCCGGTTCGCGCCGCTGCCGAATGGGAAGAGGTTGAATACTTGCTCATCACCTGGCAACCCAATTTTCCGAACATATTAAGGCAGATCGTAGAAGCTGCCGTACAAGAGTGTAAGGTGATCATCACCACTCAGAACGAAGCTTCTGTGTCTAATTATTTAACTTCCAATGGAGTAGATCTCACCAATGTGATCTTTATGGACGAGCCATGGGACAGTATCTGGATTCGGGATTATGCCGGAAACACGATCTATTCAGACGATGTAGGGGAACGCGCATTAACAGACTGGATCTACAACCGTCCGAGACCCCAGGATAATGTGATGCCATCGGCACATGCAGCCTTAACAGGTATTCCTATCTACATTACCGATACCGCTCCCAACGATCTTGTAAATACAGGAGGTAATTATATGTCGGATGGGTTGGGTAACGCCTTTGCTTCAGAGCTGGTATTAAATGAAAATGCAGCCGGAAATCCGTATGGTGTTTCTGCTAAGACCGAAGCCCAGATAGACGACATTATGATGGATTATATGGGGATAAGCAATTATATTAAAATGACCCCCTTGCCTTACGATGTTATTAATCACATCGACATGCATATGAAATTGCTGGATGAAGAAACTTTGCTGGTGAGTAAGTATCCCGAAGGTGTAGCAGATGGGCCACAGATAGCAGCTAATATTGAATATGTGCTAAATAATTTTCAATCGGCTTTCGGTACTCCTTACCGTGTAAAATGGATTGATGCACCTCCAAGTACTAGTGGGGCTTACCCGGATAATGGTGGATACTATCGCAATTTTACGAACGCGATCTTTATCAATAAAACTATCCTGATCCCGTTCTATCGCCCTGAAGTTGATGGTCCTGCACTGGCCCAATGGCAGGAGATGATGCCGGGTTATAACATAGTGGGGATAGACGTAGACAATTCGGGGGAGAATCTTATTGCTCTTGTAGGCGCAATACATTGTATAACACACACTATTGGTGTTGCCGATCCGCTGTGGATCGTGCATCAACCGGTTTATCAGGCCGATATCAATACAGACGTAACCCTGGATGCAATGGTTAAACATATCTCCGGGGTTAGTGCTGTGGACGTGATGTGGCGCGAAGAAGGTACAACCACCTGGAATGAGACCGCCATGAGTAATGTTTCCGGTGATAACTGGACTACCGATCTTTCTATAGGCAATACCAATGTAGAATACTTCATCGAAGCTGAGGCTAACTCGGGGAAGGTATTATCACGACCCATAGTAGCGCCTGATGGTTACTGGACTATCAATACCGAGGTTTTGGGAACTGGCGACCTGATGACAAACAGAATTTCGGCTCCTTATCCTAACCCTACTATGGATGCGGTTTCCTTCAACCTGAACAACATCCCGGGGAGTATTAATGTGAGTGTATACAATTTGCTGGGACAGCAGTTAATGACCGAGCAACTGGAAAAGGGGAACGGAGTCTTTACCTTAAATCTCAACCCACAATGGAAGGGAACCCTTTTCGTTAGTTTTGAAGGAGAATTTGGTAGCAGCACCAAGAAAGTGATCAAATTGTAATTTTTAAAAGTTACCGTTAAAGCCGCAATTTTTTGCGGCTTTTTCTGTTTATATGTGTGGAAATATCGGCTTGGGAGCAGTGTTTCGACGATTTTATTTGGTTTTTATGCAGATAATGAGCATCTTAGCTTCCGAATTTTCTTACGCCCCACAGCATGAAAAGACATTTATTACTTATCCCTGTACTTATCGTATGCTTTACGATGAGTGGTTATTCACAATCTTCTACAGATGTTAATAAGGATGTAGACCGTACTGCTGTTTACGAACAAGTGGTGAAAGAAGGATATGGTACACCCACTATCTACAAAGAGTTGGGGAACGGCCATTATTTTAAAGGAAATTACGCCGAAGCCAAGAAATGGTTCGAAAAGTTATTTGAAACAGAAACTCTGAAAGATCCTATGCTGAAGTTTCGTTACAAACAAACGCTGAAAGCTTTGAAGCTAGATATCGAGACCAATACCTATCTAAATCCGGCTGTAGCAGGGTCTAACTAGCCTTTTAGCTTATTATTTACTTCATTATATCTGAAACAATCCACAACATGGTCGTTTACCATGCCCGTGGCCTGCATATGGGCATAAACAACAGTAGTTCCTACAAACTTGAAGCCGCGTTTCTTCAGATCGGCACTAATTTCATCACTTAGAGGCGTATTCGCAGGAATGTCATCCATGCTCCTGCATTGGTTCACAATAGGTGTATGATTCACAAAACTCCATATATAATCGCTGAAACTTCCAAATTCCTTCTGAACCTCCATAAAAGCGATGGCGTTGGTAACTGTAGCTTTTACTTTTAACTTATTTCGGATGATACCTGCGTCCTGAAGCAAGGATTCGATCTTCTTTTCATCGTACTTAGCCACTTTCTTAAAATCGAAGTTGTTAAACGCCTTTCTGAAATTCTCCCGTTTTCTAAGTACTGTTATCCAGCTCAGCCCTGCTTGAAAGGTCTCCAGAATAAGGAACTCGAACAACAAATGATCGTCCTTAACAGGAACACCCCATTCGGTGTCGTGATAGGCAACGTACAACGGATCTTCTCCACACCATGCACATCTTTTCTTCGTCATAATTGTGGTATTTTTGTGTAAGGAAAGGTAGTAAGTTTTTAAAACTTTTCCGACTTATTTCCTATGGAAAAAATCATGCAAATAACACCAAAATACAAAGAGGAACTTGTTCGTGAGAAACTAAAAGTTGCGTTTACTTATCAAACCTACAGAAATGAAGTATCCGAGATGGCAGCTAATGGGCTTAGCTCAGGTTTCCCGCTAACCGAAGCGAACGCAGATCACACTCGCCTGAACGACGCAAGAATGCGGCGACTCGATAAAACCATACGAGTACCGGAGAAGATCGAAGCGAGGTTTAAGGACTTTGAGGGCGATCAAACCTGGCTGGTGATCACCGAGAGCTGGTGTGGAGATTCTGCCCAGTCGATCCCGGCTATGAACAAACTCGCAGCTTTGACAGCCAACATCGATCTAAAATTAATTTATAGGGATACACATCCGGAGCTAATGGACGCCTTTCTAACGAATGGAGCGCGCTCTATCCCTAAATTAATAGCTATTGATAACCCAAGTGGAAAGATATTGAACGAATGGGGCCCCAGGCCTTCAACCGCCACTACAATGGCAGAAATCTACAAGGCTGAGCATGGGACGTTAACTCCTTCGTTTAAACAGGATCTTCAGGTTTGGTATAATAAAGATAAGGCTCAAACCACCTTACTGGATCTGGCTGAACTGATTTAATTATTGTTGCCCCGGGAAGTTATAGGTGATGGTTCCTTTCTGATTTTCAACCGAAGGAGCCGTAGTAAATCGTGCTTTTTCGGCGTACATGATCGCACTTTCTACCAGGCAACCATTCTGGGTAGTGGAAGCTCTTTTGTTGAAATGGGTTTTGGTAACTTTACCAAGGGCATTAACCTGTATATCGATAACAACGATGCCTCCTCGGTCGCAGGTGTATACCGGGTTAGGAATATACATTCCACCCCTGTTCACCAGGTCGAAACTAATGGTTGTATTCCGATTCCCGGAACCCGACTCTCGTTTTTTCTTCTTTTTCTTTTTCAGAGCGGTTTCTCGCGTTTCCTTAATCTTTTCCCTGGCTTTTCTAATACCTTCTTCTGAAACGAATTCCGAATCGTTTATCGCTTCGTCCAAAGCCGCCAGTGTTTCGTCTATTTGATTTTCGGAAGTTTCTAGCTCCGAAATGAACTTTTCGGCCTCATTAAATGCCTTATTCGTTTCGATATTGAGCTTTTCGGCTGCAGTTAACTGCGCCAACTCTTCTTCGGGAATGGTTATTTCATCTGTATATTCAACGTCGTATGAAGAATCGTCTACCGGAAATCCGGCTCCTAATTTGGCCGAATAAAGGATAAGGAATAAGCAGCCAAAGATAAGTGACGTGAGTAAGAAGGCACGGTATGAATAATCAATTTTCATGGGGCAAATGGTACAACAATGATACAAAAATATTTGAAATGGTCTTAGAAACCAGAAGTTTAAGAGCTTTTTAACTTGTTATACCAGCTTCAAAATCTTCAATAGAAAGCGCATTTTCAACTTTAAATTCTCCAATACGGGTGCGTCTCAGTTTTGATAAATGCGATCCGGAACCTACAGCTTTTCCCAGATCATGGGCCAGGGTACGGATATATGTGCCTTTGCTGCACACCACCCTAAAATGAATGTCTGGTTTAGAAAACCCGGTTATTTCGAATTCGGATATATGCACAGTACGAGTTGGAATTTCAACCTTCTTACCTTCCCGCGCATACTCATAGAGTCGTTTCCCATCTTTCTTTAATGCCGAAAAAACCGGTGGCCGTTGTTCAATGTCCCCGATAAAGCCTAGTACAGCCTCATTTACCATTTCCTCGGTCACCTTCGAATGATCGAATTCCTGGTCGAAGTTAGTTTCTAGATCGTAACTGGGAGTGGTAGCTCCCAGGGTTATGATACCCGTGTATTCTTTTTCCTGCCCCTGATATTCTTCGATCTTTTTGGTAAACTTCCCGGTGCAGATTATCAGGAGACCGGTTGCAAGTGGATCCAGGGTGCCGGCATGGCCCACCTTGATCTTTTTTATGCCGTACTTTTCTTTAATTATCCATCTTAACTTGTTCACCACCTGGAAAGATGTCCAATCGAGAGGTTTATCAATTAAGATCACGTGGCCGTTTATATAGTCTTCGGCTGTCATTAAGCGAGATAAAAACTGGTTATTATGGCAATAATACCCACTATTAAACAGTAGATCGCAAAATAGGAGAGTTTACTTTTTCGTACCAGGCTGATCATCCATGTACAGGCTATTAAGCCACAAATAAAAGCGGCAATAAAGCCTATTCCAAGGATGGTAAAGTCTGCACTCTCTGACGAAAGTTCACCACTCCAGATGTCCTTGGCGATCTTCCCAAAAATAAGAGGTACAACCATAAGAAAGGAAAAACGCGCCGCCTTACTTTTATCGTTTCCCAGTAATACCGAAGTAGAGATGGTAGCCCCACTTCGCGAGATCCCGGGC includes the following:
- a CDS encoding sensor histidine kinase; the protein is MQNKKALLRWFFVFLSIFIISLILWNTYAFFNQLKDNERNKMHIWAAAQNEFEQTDLNEDEDISNIVLQVLQSNSTTPMVVYSHKEDTYDVRNIVEKETDPEKLRASRRQLAEQFTSEYKPIEIRFKDEVLQTIYYGNSPIINKLKYYPIALILIILLFFTALYFFFQTSKSSEQNKLWAGMAKETAHQIGTPLSSLVGWTEILKQEKVNASYIAEMEKDIDRLKTITERFSKIGSTPTLTKMDIVSETRQSFDYLKSRTSKLIEFELHLPVNPVYVQLNSQLYGWTIENMVKNAIDAMKGKGRVTISIEATSKYARLLISDTGKGIQKRNFRKVFNPGYTTKTRGWGLGLSLVRRIIEEYHRGKIRVLKSSLGEGTTMEILLKIVR
- a CDS encoding flavin reductase family protein — its product is MITIDPREIPTPKLHGYLLGAVSPRPICFASTVDKEGLVNLSPYSFFNVFSANPPVMIFSPARRVRDNTTKHTLENVHQTREVVINIVSYDMVQQMSLSSTEYPKEVNEFVKAGFTQIASEVVKPPRVKEAPVQFECKVNEIVALGNEGGAGNLVICEVVKLHLNENILDENGRIDPLKIDTVARMGGNWYSRAKSGLFEVEKPLTTLGIGVDALPEGIRFSKVLSGNDLGMLANVEQLPEGVDATLAPSEEIQKKAKKKLLNGDVKAAWSILTE
- a CDS encoding DUF3127 domain-containing protein codes for the protein MEVQGKIKMIDETKTYGNNGFRKRELVVTTEEQYPQHIMIEFVQDKTDLLNNFRVGQNVKVSINLRGREWVNPQGETKYFNSIQGWRIENLEQAVSGDMPPLPPEDAFEPATDFNEEDHDDLPF
- a CDS encoding short-chain fatty acid transporter, with product MSITRAIETIFKRFLPSPFAIAIILSVVTMVLAFFFTEAPKDENHFLAILSWWENGIWNNDLLVFAYQMMLILVLGHTLVLSKPVNGLIRRLTNLVNSTQSAVLLISSTTMLVSFFNWGLGLIFGAIMARKVADAAQERGFPINYPLVGASGYVGFMIWHGGMSGSAPLKVAESGHLASLMSGVGDSTLAAQLPDVVSFSETIFSGFNLTLFLVILVIVPLFLYFLGKKSTATTINLPVYKGPIYESADGKGAERIDRSPVFGISFGILVMIAFIYQYFDAITHNIITPNMLNFFMFGLALLLHGSFRSFLNALEEAIKGVAGILIQFPLYFGIMGIMRDSGMIVQISDFFVSIANETTLPLFTFFSAGLVNIFVPSGGGQWAVQGPVVIESALKLGVPLPKAIMALAYGDQLTNMMQPFWALPLLGITRLKAKEILPYTLIVMLLGGLVYLAGLLII
- the aat gene encoding leucyl/phenylalanyl-tRNA--protein transferase, whose protein sequence is MYFLTEKLWFPDVSEADSDGLLAVGGDLSVERLKLAYRSGIFPWYGDAQPIMWWSPNPRMLLFPDKLHVSKNLQKKINKGIFTVTYNKNFAEVIRQCANVPRPDQGGTWITEDMEAAYFKLHQEGIATSVEVWLDGNLVGGLYGVDLSEKKIFCGESMFSGVSDASKIALYHLVEELKKKAYKFIDCQMYTDHLARMGAEEVPREQFVGYLSER
- a CDS encoding mechanosensitive ion channel family protein, with the protein product MEFLETFKQWMVDHPTSAAIIKYLLWVLFIVGLLQFFRRILRRNLPDSNTRYKSQKGVEVIGYIILIILSLSYFTGNIKDFTLAIGLLTAGITITLQELILSIAGSMYIFFVKVYKPGDRIEINGIKGDVIDIDSIYTTMMEIGEWVSSDNYSGRIVKLSNAFVFRGPIYNYSRDFPFIWDEFDIPVRYGSDTELAKEIIMKIAAENLSEYVNASKNEWKTIVERYYIEDARVEPSLAITLTDNWIQFNLRYIVDYKRRRLTKHLLNELIISEIEKTGGKVQLASATVEIVRIPTIQVDKDQ
- a CDS encoding agmatine deiminase family protein, with the translated sequence MKRFYPNFILSILFGLFSIVGHSQQNEVLPAGLTEGERQIIAQYSFSGNRMTPPPTGPVRAAAEWEEVEYLLITWQPNFPNILRQIVEAAVQECKVIITTQNEASVSNYLTSNGVDLTNVIFMDEPWDSIWIRDYAGNTIYSDDVGERALTDWIYNRPRPQDNVMPSAHAALTGIPIYITDTAPNDLVNTGGNYMSDGLGNAFASELVLNENAAGNPYGVSAKTEAQIDDIMMDYMGISNYIKMTPLPYDVINHIDMHMKLLDEETLLVSKYPEGVADGPQIAANIEYVLNNFQSAFGTPYRVKWIDAPPSTSGAYPDNGGYYRNFTNAIFINKTILIPFYRPEVDGPALAQWQEMMPGYNIVGIDVDNSGENLIALVGAIHCITHTIGVADPLWIVHQPVYQADINTDVTLDAMVKHISGVSAVDVMWREEGTTTWNETAMSNVSGDNWTTDLSIGNTNVEYFIEAEANSGKVLSRPIVAPDGYWTINTEVLGTGDLMTNRISAPYPNPTMDAVSFNLNNIPGSINVSVYNLLGQQLMTEQLEKGNGVFTLNLNPQWKGTLFVSFEGEFGSSTKKVIKL
- a CDS encoding tetratricopeptide repeat protein gives rise to the protein MKRHLLLIPVLIVCFTMSGYSQSSTDVNKDVDRTAVYEQVVKEGYGTPTIYKELGNGHYFKGNYAEAKKWFEKLFETETLKDPMLKFRYKQTLKALKLDIETNTYLNPAVAGSN
- a CDS encoding DNA-3-methyladenine glycosylase I, whose translation is MTKKRCAWCGEDPLYVAYHDTEWGVPVKDDHLLFEFLILETFQAGLSWITVLRKRENFRKAFNNFDFKKVAKYDEKKIESLLQDAGIIRNKLKVKATVTNAIAFMEVQKEFGSFSDYIWSFVNHTPIVNQCRSMDDIPANTPLSDEISADLKKRGFKFVGTTVVYAHMQATGMVNDHVVDCFRYNEVNNKLKG
- a CDS encoding thioredoxin family protein; the encoded protein is MQITPKYKEELVREKLKVAFTYQTYRNEVSEMAANGLSSGFPLTEANADHTRLNDARMRRLDKTIRVPEKIEARFKDFEGDQTWLVITESWCGDSAQSIPAMNKLAALTANIDLKLIYRDTHPELMDAFLTNGARSIPKLIAIDNPSGKILNEWGPRPSTATTMAEIYKAEHGTLTPSFKQDLQVWYNKDKAQTTLLDLAELI
- the truB gene encoding tRNA pseudouridine(55) synthase TruB → MTAEDYINGHVILIDKPLDWTSFQVVNKLRWIIKEKYGIKKIKVGHAGTLDPLATGLLIICTGKFTKKIEEYQGQEKEYTGIITLGATTPSYDLETNFDQEFDHSKVTEEMVNEAVLGFIGDIEQRPPVFSALKKDGKRLYEYAREGKKVEIPTRTVHISEFEITGFSKPDIHFRVVCSKGTYIRTLAHDLGKAVGSGSHLSKLRRTRIGEFKVENALSIEDFEAGITS